In Synechococcus sp. KORDI-100, a single window of DNA contains:
- a CDS encoding chlororespiratory reduction protein 7, with protein sequence MSDPLIRACDDYVVLEPGQPEQLLSAADTLTWLTDHLRGLETLPADLANQPDLAAAAQRLLDTACDLELEPGICLQWFAVRLEPPAS encoded by the coding sequence ATGTCCGATCCCCTGATCCGTGCCTGTGATGACTACGTGGTGTTGGAGCCTGGCCAGCCGGAGCAGTTGCTTAGCGCCGCCGACACGTTGACATGGCTCACCGACCATCTGCGAGGTCTCGAGACACTGCCTGCCGATCTCGCCAACCAGCCCGATCTGGCTGCCGCTGCCCAACGCTTGTTGGACACAGCCTGTGATCTGGAATTGGAACCGGGGATCTGTTTGCAGTGGTTTGCCGTGAGGCTTGAGCCGCCGGCCAGCTGA
- a CDS encoding 6-carboxytetrahydropterin synthase, with protein MTETKSTARHGQGRGCVITRRATFSASHRYWLPELSSDDNAARFGACALAPGHGHNYELIVSMAGGLDADGMVLNLSEVKHSIRSEITGQLDFRFLNEAWPEFNLESPEGCLPTTEALVRVIWQRLIPHLPITALRLYEQPGLWADYLGHPMDAFLTIRTHFAAAHRLARPELSQAENERIYGKCARPHGHGHNYLVDVTVRGAIDPRTGMVCDLSALQRLVDDLVVEPFDHTFLNKDVPFFAECVPTAENIALHIADRLSTPVKAIGAHLHKVRLQESPNNAAEVYAEAPQLEMTPASLETVAAL; from the coding sequence ATGACTGAAACGAAGTCGACCGCACGGCACGGCCAAGGCCGCGGCTGCGTGATCACAAGGAGAGCCACATTCAGTGCCTCCCACCGCTATTGGTTGCCGGAGCTCTCATCTGACGACAATGCCGCTCGCTTCGGAGCCTGTGCTCTGGCCCCTGGCCACGGTCACAACTACGAGCTGATCGTGTCCATGGCGGGCGGCCTTGATGCCGATGGCATGGTGCTGAACCTCTCTGAGGTGAAGCATTCCATCCGCAGCGAGATCACCGGCCAGCTCGACTTCCGCTTCCTGAATGAGGCCTGGCCTGAATTCAACCTGGAGTCTCCGGAGGGGTGCCTCCCCACCACCGAAGCCCTTGTGCGCGTGATCTGGCAGCGGCTAATCCCGCACCTGCCGATCACGGCTCTTCGCCTTTACGAACAACCAGGCCTCTGGGCCGACTATCTCGGACATCCCATGGACGCCTTTCTCACCATCCGCACCCATTTCGCTGCTGCCCATCGTCTGGCAAGGCCGGAGCTGAGTCAGGCGGAGAACGAGCGCATCTACGGCAAGTGCGCCCGGCCCCACGGCCATGGCCACAACTATCTGGTGGATGTCACCGTCCGTGGCGCCATCGATCCCCGCACTGGCATGGTTTGCGATCTCTCCGCTCTGCAGCGGTTGGTGGACGATCTGGTGGTGGAGCCCTTCGATCACACCTTCCTCAACAAGGATGTGCCCTTTTTCGCTGAATGCGTCCCCACAGCCGAGAACATCGCTCTGCACATCGCCGATCGCCTTTCCACCCCGGTGAAGGCCATCGGCGCCCATCTCCACAAGGTGCGTCTGCAGGAGAGTCCCAACAACGCGGCTGAGGTCTATGCCGAAGCTCCCCAGCTGGAGATGACACCTGCGTCGCTAGAAACCGTCGCAGCGCTCTGA
- a CDS encoding DUF4346 domain-containing protein encodes MVKTPEAPTSIAAAIDALDDRLSQRFIALDPNGYFLIKVDSEAGELVLEHFGNTIDEKGLARDSDTGEVLSCKKGSNGPRAASAVYRGRSAKEIGIQLTEGDGPHPLSRLDHALYLGRELQKAEQCLKEGRVYVQD; translated from the coding sequence ATGGTCAAGACCCCTGAAGCACCCACCTCCATCGCAGCGGCCATCGACGCTTTGGACGATCGGCTGTCGCAGCGCTTCATTGCCCTGGATCCCAACGGTTATTTCCTGATCAAGGTTGATTCGGAGGCCGGTGAACTGGTGCTGGAGCATTTCGGCAACACCATTGATGAGAAGGGGCTGGCTAGAGATTCCGACACCGGTGAAGTGCTGAGCTGCAAAAAAGGCAGCAATGGCCCTCGTGCTGCTTCAGCGGTGTACCGCGGCCGCAGTGCTAAGGAGATCGGCATCCAACTCACGGAAGGCGACGGCCCCCATCCGCTGAGCCGTCTGGATCATGCGCTGTATCTCGGCCGGGAACTCCAGAAAGCCGAGCAGTGTTTAAAAGAAGGTCGCGTTTATGTGCAGGATTGA
- a CDS encoding GNAT family N-acetyltransferase: MTPLSARWHRSIREIPEDHWSALVGEQSIPFYRWSWLDALERSGSIVPDQGWQPFHLALWRGDEPVAVAPLYLKGHSYGEFVFDQTFARLAADLGLRYYPKLLGMSPVSPVLGYRFHTREGEDAAQLTAVMIRAIDAFCEQSGILSCNFLYVDPEWRPLAEQAGCAPWLNQQSLWSRGEDQCFDDYLKGFNANQRRNIKRERKAVTQAGITVTPLTGDQLDLELLQTMHGFYEQHCARWGPWGSKYLEKSFFELLAEGQSDQVVLFSAHRGDPREPVAMSMCVHDGQQLWGRYWGSEEEIDCLHFEVCYYAPIEWAIGHGINSFDPGAGGSHKRRRGFVARPHASLHRWYQPQMDSLIRAWLPKVNGLMLEEIEAINAELPFKADAPALGL; this comes from the coding sequence ATGACTCCGCTCTCCGCGCGTTGGCACCGTTCGATCCGGGAGATTCCGGAAGACCACTGGTCGGCGTTGGTGGGTGAACAGTCAATTCCGTTTTATCGCTGGAGCTGGCTGGATGCGCTGGAGCGCTCGGGCAGCATCGTTCCGGATCAAGGTTGGCAACCGTTTCATCTGGCGCTCTGGCGAGGAGATGAACCCGTGGCTGTGGCACCGCTGTATCTCAAGGGGCACAGCTATGGCGAATTCGTTTTCGATCAAACCTTTGCACGCCTGGCGGCCGATTTAGGCCTTCGCTATTACCCGAAGCTGCTGGGGATGAGTCCGGTCAGCCCGGTGCTCGGCTACCGCTTTCATACCCGCGAGGGAGAGGACGCCGCCCAGCTGACGGCGGTGATGATCCGTGCCATCGATGCCTTCTGCGAACAGAGCGGCATCCTCAGCTGCAATTTTTTGTACGTCGATCCGGAGTGGCGGCCCTTGGCCGAACAAGCGGGCTGTGCCCCCTGGCTGAACCAGCAGAGCCTCTGGAGTCGGGGAGAGGATCAATGCTTCGATGATTACCTCAAGGGCTTTAACGCCAACCAGCGCCGCAACATCAAACGAGAACGCAAGGCGGTCACCCAGGCGGGCATCACGGTGACACCACTCACAGGTGATCAGTTGGATCTCGAGCTGCTGCAGACCATGCATGGCTTTTATGAACAGCATTGCGCCCGCTGGGGGCCATGGGGCAGCAAATACCTCGAGAAGTCGTTTTTTGAGTTGTTGGCAGAGGGTCAGAGCGATCAGGTGGTGCTGTTTTCAGCCCATCGCGGTGATCCAAGGGAACCCGTTGCTATGTCGATGTGCGTCCACGACGGCCAGCAGCTCTGGGGCCGCTACTGGGGCAGTGAGGAGGAGATCGACTGCCTCCATTTCGAGGTCTGTTACTACGCCCCGATCGAATGGGCGATCGGCCATGGGATTAACAGCTTTGATCCAGGAGCTGGCGGCAGCCATAAGCGCCGGCGCGGGTTTGTGGCTCGTCCCCACGCCAGCCTGCACCGCTGGTACCAGCCCCAGATGGATTCCTTGATCCGTGCCTGGCTTCCCAAAGTGAATGGCTTGATGCTCGAGGAGATCGAGGCGATCAACGCGGAATTGCCCTTCAAAGCGGACGCACCCGCGCTTGGTTTGTAA
- a CDS encoding FAD-binding oxidoreductase: MSRRSFLLRSGATAAGLIGCQSWRERLHAKAISGGKIGASIDSISIPLRDWSGFTVFGESAVVLAPRTEAEVVEIVRQCRQHNRQCRVVGRRTSWNTKWYGDGDTLMLSTVHLDALSFDQEAGTVTCGPGVLLETIHREAWARGFTLSNAPAPPWVSIGGAVSTGSHGSLMGGSLSSRLTSCRLVTGQGRVVEMNADHPHLDAARISLGMLGVMTQLTLKLDPAFRLKLVQQPIATDQWRQALLDSGPMSFIHASTTDPTSTLFKVVPEASVPPLSDEVLTGEDAQGQFWMTGPAHLVVMNFQPPSPTIAGSEWAVPVDLFANVMDAFQSLDLSLPSMVWLKKVMGESALLASGNDPSKVYVECGAYYDVEGRQSPRKIVEMVRKIETLMLAYGGRPHLSKLISMTPAEMQLVYPALTTFQQVRRQLDPQNIFYTQRLAKLFG; the protein is encoded by the coding sequence TTGAGCAGGCGTTCCTTTCTTCTCCGCAGCGGGGCCACGGCCGCTGGTCTGATTGGTTGCCAATCCTGGCGGGAACGATTGCATGCCAAAGCCATCAGTGGCGGCAAGATCGGGGCATCCATTGATTCCATTTCAATCCCGTTAAGAGATTGGTCTGGCTTCACTGTTTTTGGTGAATCTGCCGTGGTTCTGGCTCCCAGAACGGAAGCAGAGGTGGTTGAGATCGTCAGGCAGTGTCGTCAACACAATCGCCAATGTCGCGTTGTCGGTCGAAGAACATCCTGGAATACCAAGTGGTACGGAGATGGCGACACGTTGATGTTGTCAACAGTGCATCTTGATGCACTCAGCTTTGATCAAGAAGCCGGAACCGTGACCTGCGGACCTGGTGTTTTGTTGGAAACCATTCACCGTGAGGCATGGGCCAGAGGCTTCACCCTCTCCAATGCTCCGGCACCACCATGGGTGTCGATTGGAGGGGCTGTCTCAACCGGAAGTCATGGCAGTTTGATGGGCGGCAGTCTGTCGTCCAGGTTGACAAGTTGTCGGCTTGTCACAGGCCAAGGACGCGTTGTTGAGATGAATGCTGACCATCCCCATCTCGATGCAGCACGCATCTCCCTGGGCATGTTGGGGGTGATGACCCAGCTTACGCTCAAACTTGATCCGGCGTTCCGCCTCAAGCTTGTTCAGCAACCGATCGCCACCGATCAGTGGCGTCAGGCCTTGCTGGACAGTGGCCCGATGTCATTCATTCATGCCAGCACGACGGATCCAACGTCAACCTTGTTCAAGGTTGTGCCAGAGGCCTCCGTTCCCCCTCTGAGTGATGAGGTTCTCACTGGCGAGGATGCTCAAGGACAGTTCTGGATGACTGGCCCAGCCCACCTGGTGGTGATGAATTTTCAACCTCCCTCGCCAACCATCGCGGGTTCCGAATGGGCTGTTCCCGTCGACTTGTTTGCAAACGTGATGGACGCATTTCAGTCCCTCGATCTCTCCTTGCCGTCGATGGTTTGGCTCAAAAAAGTCATGGGCGAGTCGGCCCTGTTGGCGAGTGGGAATGATCCGAGCAAAGTGTATGTGGAGTGCGGTGCTTACTACGATGTCGAAGGACGCCAAAGCCCCCGAAAGATTGTTGAAATGGTTCGAAAAATTGAAACCCTGATGCTTGCTTATGGAGGACGACCTCACCTCTCGAAATTGATTTCGATGACCCCTGCAGAAATGCAGTTGGTGTATCCAGCGCTGACGACATTTCAACAGGTCCGTCGACAACTTGATCCGCAGAATATTTTTTATACACAACGTCTCGCCAAGCTGTTCGGCTGA
- a CDS encoding helix-turn-helix transcriptional regulator has translation MVTFQQRHFKTLKSFLLSSDIHGYAARDTLDALLVECFMRPDNISTAGIPLSNRAELMRDLLNYGFSNPTEAISLETLSKTLLKSPSSITKASREQFGVSPMQLLKQIRLQQVQNLLTDPEQQQQLGTLSIHAIAKRFGFTAPNHFARDYKTMFGENPGQTFSREKA, from the coding sequence ATGGTGACGTTCCAACAACGCCATTTCAAAACCCTCAAAAGCTTCCTGCTCTCAAGCGACATTCATGGGTATGCAGCAAGAGACACGCTCGATGCCCTGCTTGTTGAGTGCTTCATGCGGCCGGACAACATCTCCACTGCCGGCATCCCACTCAGCAACCGTGCTGAACTGATGCGGGACCTGTTGAACTACGGCTTCAGCAACCCAACGGAGGCGATCAGCTTGGAAACCCTCAGCAAAACACTGCTGAAATCACCATCCTCAATTACCAAGGCCAGCCGTGAACAATTCGGTGTGTCCCCGATGCAGCTCCTAAAACAAATTCGGCTTCAGCAAGTGCAAAATCTGCTGACGGATCCTGAACAGCAACAACAACTGGGAACACTATCAATCCATGCCATCGCCAAACGATTTGGATTCACAGCACCGAATCATTTCGCCCGCGACTACAAAACAATGTTCGGGGAAAACCCGGGACAGACCTTCAGCCGTGAAAAAGCCTGA
- a CDS encoding DUF6816 family protein, which produces MERRVLALLLCFTILLSASPGWASVLEDRLSSWPDWTLPAPLPRPSNRDDLIYPDWFAGLWQVESWDLDDPEAAPLIHQARFRSDGDGRLVGDRAFNALAIGQVLLGEQLLRVEDDPASANRQMAQLKGDLRLETSVTGRRQDNLDDGGFLADELVLQILHAPGPPRLSRIETLSLYKRCDVGICADQWQARYAPPGQKLRDRAVATHRYRLRFTPLPGSAPSA; this is translated from the coding sequence ATGGAACGACGGGTGCTGGCCCTGCTGCTGTGCTTCACCATCCTGCTCAGTGCTTCACCCGGCTGGGCTTCCGTGCTGGAGGATCGTCTGAGCAGCTGGCCAGACTGGACGCTGCCGGCACCCTTGCCGCGGCCCTCGAATCGGGACGACCTGATCTATCCCGACTGGTTTGCAGGGCTCTGGCAGGTGGAGAGCTGGGATCTCGATGATCCGGAGGCAGCACCACTTATCCATCAGGCCCGTTTTCGCTCTGATGGCGACGGACGGCTGGTGGGTGATCGCGCCTTCAACGCCCTGGCCATCGGCCAGGTCCTGCTTGGTGAGCAACTGCTGCGAGTGGAGGACGATCCGGCCAGCGCCAATCGTCAGATGGCTCAACTGAAGGGGGATCTGCGACTGGAAACCAGCGTCACGGGCCGCCGCCAGGACAACCTCGACGACGGAGGCTTTCTCGCCGATGAGCTCGTGCTGCAGATCTTGCATGCCCCCGGTCCACCGAGGCTGAGCCGCATCGAAACCCTCAGCCTATACAAACGTTGCGATGTCGGCATCTGTGCCGATCAGTGGCAGGCCCGCTATGCCCCTCCCGGCCAGAAGCTGCGGGATCGGGCCGTCGCGACCCACCGCTACCGACTGCGATTCACACCTCTTCCAGGGTCCGCTCCATCAGCTTGA
- a CDS encoding shikimate kinase, translating to MAESAPSLKQTLAGRSLYLVGMMGSGKTSTGRPLAERLGYGFVDADAVIEQAAGCSIPQIFDSDGETGFRAIETQVLSAISQRHSLVVATGGGVVTRPENWGLLHHGIVIWLDVERQQLLERLRADDTARPLLQQQDPVAALDALLAERRPLYAEADLTVVIQNETPEQVADGVLQLLPTLLSDPKTRRRD from the coding sequence ATGGCGGAATCCGCCCCTTCCCTGAAACAGACGCTGGCTGGCAGAAGCCTGTATTTGGTCGGAATGATGGGCAGCGGAAAAACCAGCACTGGAAGACCTTTGGCGGAACGGCTCGGTTACGGCTTTGTTGATGCGGACGCCGTGATCGAACAGGCCGCCGGATGCAGCATTCCCCAAATCTTCGACAGCGATGGCGAAACAGGCTTCCGCGCCATCGAAACCCAGGTGCTCAGCGCCATCAGCCAACGCCATTCCCTGGTGGTGGCCACCGGTGGTGGCGTGGTGACGCGGCCCGAAAACTGGGGGCTGCTGCACCACGGCATCGTGATCTGGCTGGATGTGGAGCGGCAACAGCTGCTGGAGCGCCTCAGAGCTGACGACACCGCAAGACCACTGTTGCAACAACAGGATCCGGTGGCCGCTTTGGATGCCCTGCTGGCGGAACGACGCCCGCTCTATGCAGAAGCCGATCTGACCGTGGTGATTCAGAACGAAACACCGGAACAAGTGGCCGATGGGGTTCTGCAACTGCTGCCCACATTGCTGTCGGATCCCAAAACGCGTCGACGCGATTGA
- a CDS encoding DUF4347 domain-containing protein: protein MAVVLNDLEAVQTERIEAEVLHRHEEPLFVANRRISGVDWLQCLDSQIAWIEGDPIQEISSAINQQKQAGKTISELHIFAHGSNGEIKLGNTLLTSKYLKESSHLLHCWSLKSIYLWSCRAGLNKDLIETFQKLAGADVYSSESKISREQPNIVNDKQTSASLATYVGLQQIQSWTGSLSVNAPFLGKAASSYQEVSIAYDTVLASPPSGVTITARTLIDDGSGNISLSSASNSYVSTLGSFPGDPQGFGVLGTVGSGHTTEIGYHNASGLSEQLIIEFDEIVPEIGFATAFLADVEGDGIYKMYRDSVLVKTGAVDGVTDHIDPPVNLSSDDGYGFDKIEFTANGWQNDYLVHKITYDAPKENNAATASLNELADASSQDIASQTGSLTVSDADNSGTITASIVGDPVITLNGSSYTLPAAANPLIADGALTLSNASQTWSGSWSPITWTYDPASANVDFIPNGQNLAIDYGLQLSDGVNTSNTVRVKITIAGENDAPVIDDATISINEHTTSGTVIYDTNESSTGNDADIESESLTYTITAGNDDGIFSINSSNGEISIATSKTLDHETKSQHTLTVQASDGAETDTANITINTQDINESITLTKTGTTDGSGNLATTEAGAASAFTVVLDVQPTADVVVSITGNDATENSLSTDSLTFTTGNWNTPRTVTVTGVDDSIDDGDITTTLTATANNAGGYAGTESDTTTVKNTDDENAPSPSPSPSPSPSPSPGPSPSPTSDPTPDPVTQPQVPDTPDQSPEPTTKKVTTSVEISKPTGILVQGLSRKDQDGNWITSESTSKAIFEISLQARPSGNVIVHFPRYDKTEGMISQRKLRFTPENWDIPQTIVVKGINDFELDGDIVYSLTAQAKPQGGYSKKDREEVSIINLDKGVSRPKIVVASASKELKTSESGSSDTFNLMLDRKPEKETKVLLQGLDASEGSLSKKFLVFNQKNWSRPQKVTVYGLSDRFSDGDKSYKIKAMLAEGKRELKSSLSEIKVTNVDEGADIYLLLDTSTSMLQSDDEPGSDTYQRLQSIAALRIFVEAIERAGYQFQNKSNKKLVTGSKIINKISLLKDSDMVGFFDNITVVDAPHDSRVAQSVNFNLISYDYAVDHDLFRINSENSSDAIKIASELLTPQSAHQAFGNSIKRNKLWKRRNLPRPNLFDLHQGNADDPSNLYSGTEMLGALEGLEFRLGKQLAKAKSSHRTTHIALFTDGRPERRSWWDTRVSPVSDSIMGTPIPLPDSLGGEDITTSGLLYDTKGRPHFMKNNDGDYQWKRMQRDLNEVIDDISSVVENPEKQVQVQAIGLGERSHSELSAIHKDLFGERTFDNKNGGWSYSSDSFNHLNDLV, encoded by the coding sequence ATGGCGGTCGTCTTGAATGATCTTGAGGCTGTTCAAACTGAACGCATCGAAGCAGAAGTGCTGCATCGGCATGAAGAACCCCTCTTCGTAGCTAATCGACGTATCAGTGGCGTTGACTGGTTGCAATGCCTGGATAGTCAGATTGCCTGGATCGAAGGTGATCCAATTCAAGAAATATCGAGCGCAATAAATCAGCAGAAGCAGGCAGGGAAAACAATTAGTGAGCTACATATTTTTGCCCATGGCAGCAATGGTGAAATCAAACTTGGCAATACACTCCTCACTTCAAAGTATCTAAAAGAGTCTTCGCATCTGCTGCATTGTTGGAGTCTGAAATCGATTTACCTGTGGAGCTGCAGAGCAGGACTGAATAAAGATCTCATAGAAACCTTCCAGAAACTTGCGGGGGCAGATGTTTATTCGAGTGAGTCAAAGATTAGTCGCGAACAACCCAATATTGTTAATGACAAACAAACAAGTGCTTCTCTCGCGACATACGTAGGACTCCAACAAATCCAGAGCTGGACAGGTTCGTTGTCAGTGAATGCCCCTTTTCTAGGGAAAGCTGCTTCGAGTTATCAAGAAGTAAGTATTGCTTATGACACTGTCCTTGCATCACCTCCATCTGGGGTAACAATTACAGCTAGAACGCTCATCGATGATGGTTCAGGAAATATTAGCCTGTCTTCAGCTTCAAATAGCTACGTATCAACATTGGGATCATTTCCTGGAGATCCGCAGGGATTTGGCGTATTAGGCACTGTAGGTTCCGGGCATACGACAGAAATTGGGTACCACAATGCTTCAGGTTTGTCTGAGCAGTTGATCATTGAATTTGATGAAATTGTTCCTGAGATTGGATTTGCTACTGCCTTTCTCGCGGACGTTGAGGGCGATGGGATTTATAAAATGTATCGCGATTCAGTTCTTGTTAAAACAGGGGCTGTTGATGGTGTTACTGACCATATCGATCCTCCAGTTAATTTATCGTCTGATGACGGCTACGGATTTGATAAAATTGAGTTCACAGCAAATGGCTGGCAAAACGATTATTTAGTCCACAAAATAACCTATGATGCGCCTAAAGAGAACAATGCAGCAACTGCCAGTCTTAACGAATTGGCAGATGCATCGAGTCAAGATATTGCAAGCCAAACCGGCAGTTTAACTGTCAGCGATGCAGATAACTCGGGGACAATAACAGCTTCCATCGTCGGTGATCCGGTGATCACTCTCAATGGAAGTTCGTACACTTTGCCGGCTGCAGCTAATCCCCTCATTGCAGACGGGGCTTTGACGTTATCAAATGCATCGCAGACATGGTCAGGGAGTTGGTCTCCCATCACATGGACTTACGATCCTGCTTCAGCCAATGTTGACTTTATTCCTAATGGACAAAATCTTGCCATTGACTATGGCCTTCAATTAAGTGATGGAGTCAATACCAGTAATACAGTACGCGTAAAAATAACAATCGCAGGAGAGAATGATGCGCCTGTGATTGATGATGCAACAATCAGCATCAACGAGCACACGACATCGGGAACTGTAATTTACGACACCAACGAAAGCTCAACTGGCAATGACGCAGATATTGAATCCGAATCTCTAACGTATACAATTACAGCTGGTAATGATGATGGAATTTTTTCGATAAACTCAAGTAATGGTGAAATATCGATCGCAACTTCAAAAACTCTTGATCACGAAACTAAAAGTCAACATACATTAACTGTGCAGGCATCAGATGGTGCAGAAACAGATACTGCCAATATCACAATTAATACGCAGGATATCAATGAAAGTATTACGCTAACTAAAACCGGTACCACGGATGGGTCCGGAAATCTTGCGACCACGGAGGCTGGTGCAGCGTCAGCTTTCACAGTTGTTCTGGATGTTCAGCCCACAGCCGATGTGGTTGTTTCGATCACGGGAAACGATGCAACAGAAAACTCCCTAAGCACCGACAGTCTTACGTTCACCACAGGCAACTGGAATACTCCCCGGACGGTCACCGTCACTGGCGTTGACGACTCCATCGATGACGGCGATATCACGACAACACTGACGGCGACTGCGAACAATGCCGGTGGTTATGCAGGCACTGAATCAGACACCACGACAGTCAAAAACACCGACGATGAGAACGCTCCCAGTCCAAGTCCAAGTCCCAGTCCCAGTCCCAGCCCAAGTCCGGGGCCGAGTCCAAGTCCAACATCAGATCCAACTCCTGATCCAGTAACGCAGCCTCAAGTTCCAGATACTCCAGATCAGAGTCCTGAACCAACAACGAAGAAAGTCACAACATCTGTAGAAATTTCCAAACCAACAGGCATCCTCGTTCAAGGATTGAGTCGCAAAGATCAAGACGGCAACTGGATCACGAGTGAATCAACATCAAAGGCTATCTTTGAGATTTCTCTTCAGGCACGTCCTTCTGGAAATGTCATAGTCCACTTTCCTAGGTATGACAAAACAGAAGGAATGATCAGTCAAAGAAAACTTCGATTCACCCCTGAGAACTGGGACATACCCCAAACAATAGTTGTAAAGGGAATTAACGATTTTGAACTGGATGGAGATATTGTGTATTCCCTTACGGCACAAGCAAAACCTCAAGGTGGTTATTCAAAAAAAGACAGAGAAGAAGTTTCTATTATCAATTTAGACAAAGGTGTTTCCAGACCGAAGATTGTCGTTGCGTCAGCAAGCAAAGAACTGAAGACATCGGAATCGGGCTCATCTGATACGTTTAACCTTATGCTCGATCGAAAGCCAGAGAAGGAAACAAAAGTTCTACTTCAAGGCCTTGATGCGTCAGAAGGATCTCTCAGTAAAAAGTTTCTTGTTTTTAACCAAAAAAATTGGAGTCGACCGCAAAAGGTAACAGTTTATGGCCTATCAGATCGTTTCAGCGATGGAGATAAGTCTTACAAAATAAAGGCCATGTTGGCAGAAGGTAAAAGAGAGCTCAAATCTTCATTGTCTGAAATTAAGGTTACGAATGTTGATGAAGGTGCTGATATTTACTTGTTACTCGATACGTCAACGTCAATGCTTCAGTCTGATGATGAGCCAGGCTCGGATACTTACCAAAGGCTGCAATCAATAGCAGCGCTGAGGATTTTCGTTGAAGCGATTGAACGTGCCGGTTACCAATTTCAAAATAAAAGCAATAAAAAATTAGTCACAGGATCAAAGATTATCAACAAAATTTCTTTATTGAAAGATAGTGATATGGTTGGTTTTTTTGATAACATCACAGTTGTCGATGCGCCCCATGATTCACGCGTAGCGCAAAGCGTCAACTTTAATCTGATTTCTTATGATTACGCTGTTGACCATGATCTGTTCCGAATCAACAGTGAAAACTCTTCCGACGCAATCAAGATTGCTTCCGAATTGCTGACCCCCCAGTCTGCGCATCAGGCATTCGGTAATTCAATTAAACGCAATAAATTATGGAAAAGGCGCAATCTTCCCAGGCCAAATTTATTTGATCTTCATCAGGGAAATGCAGATGATCCATCAAATCTTTACTCAGGAACAGAGATGCTTGGTGCGCTTGAGGGGCTTGAGTTTCGTCTTGGTAAGCAACTCGCCAAGGCGAAAAGCAGTCATCGGACCACTCACATCGCACTGTTTACAGATGGTCGGCCAGAACGTCGAAGTTGGTGGGATACACGGGTCAGCCCAGTCTCCGATTCGATTATGGGCACTCCGATCCCTCTTCCCGATAGTTTGGGTGGTGAGGACATTACAACATCTGGCTTGCTTTATGATACAAAAGGAAGGCCACACTTTATGAAAAATAATGATGGGGACTATCAATGGAAGCGTATGCAAAGAGACTTGAACGAAGTGATTGATGACATTTCAAGTGTTGTGGAAAATCCTGAAAAGCAGGTGCAGGTTCAAGCAATTGGTCTTGGTGAACGCTCCCATTCAGAATTGTCAGCAATTCATAAAGACTTATTTGGAGAGCGAACATTCGACAATAAGAACGGCGGCTGGTCCTATTCGTCCGATTCGTTTAATCATTTAAACGATCTCGTTTGA
- a CDS encoding RibD family protein, with protein MSRPWVRLVLAISLDGRLAPPDGGAAQLGGSGDRRVLEESLTWADACLIGAGTLRAHRCTCLIRDADLLETRRVADRSEQPIAIVVSRSSGFSFDWPFFQQPLERWLLSSSTNQAGFDEVVEPAATWPETLSVMARKGVERLVLLGGAQLIASLLQDDGIDELQLTLTPRLHGGEKSWIPFKAPSVSNLPAELSDSRSWALAEATPLGGDELLLRYQRRRGLGNR; from the coding sequence TTGTCGAGGCCCTGGGTCCGCCTGGTTCTGGCCATCAGCCTCGACGGTCGACTGGCGCCACCGGACGGTGGGGCTGCCCAGCTTGGAGGCAGCGGTGATCGACGAGTTCTGGAGGAATCCCTCACCTGGGCTGATGCCTGCCTGATCGGAGCCGGCACTCTGCGGGCTCACCGTTGCACGTGTCTGATCCGGGATGCGGATCTTCTGGAAACGCGGCGTGTTGCCGATCGTTCGGAGCAACCGATCGCCATCGTCGTGAGCCGATCATCAGGTTTCTCCTTCGATTGGCCTTTCTTCCAGCAACCACTGGAGCGTTGGTTGTTGAGCTCATCCACCAATCAGGCGGGCTTTGACGAGGTCGTCGAACCGGCGGCGACCTGGCCGGAGACGCTTAGCGTGATGGCACGCAAAGGAGTTGAACGTCTGGTTCTCCTCGGCGGGGCTCAGTTGATTGCATCCCTGCTGCAGGACGACGGCATCGACGAACTGCAGCTCACGCTGACGCCACGGTTGCATGGGGGGGAGAAGAGCTGGATCCCCTTCAAAGCCCCGTCTGTCTCCAACTTACCTGCTGAACTGTCGGATTCACGGTCCTGGGCCCTGGCTGAGGCGACGCCTCTCGGTGGTGATGAGCTCTTGCTGCGCTATCAGCGCCGCCGAGGGCTTGGAAATCGCTGA